In Bacteroidota bacterium, the sequence AGAAAAAAGAATCTACAAATTTGATTAAGTTCGAAAACCTTATTCAGCTTAAAGCAACAAAAGTAAAGAGTCAGGACAGGACAGGTACCTGTTGGAATTTTGCTACAACCTCATTCCTTGAATCCGAATTACTAAGAATGGGCAAAGGCGATTTTGATCTTTCAGAAATGTACATAGTGCGCCACACTTACCCCCGAAAAGCAAAAACTTACTTAAGATACCACGGTTTGAATAACCTGGCTCAAGGCGGACAGGCACATGATGTTATAGATACCTGGCGCGAATTTGGCATTGTACCCGATGAGGTTTATCCCGGCTTCCAATTGGGATATAATACACATAACCATGGCGAATTGGATGCTTTAGTAAAAGCTTTTACAGATGTAGTAATGGCTCGAAAAACAGGTACCATTACTCCTGTTTGGGAAAAAGCTTTGGGTGGAATATTAGACGCTTATTTAGGCGATGATCCTACTTCGTTCGATTACAAAGGGAAAACATATACTCCAAAATCTTTTGCAGCGGAGCTGGGGATTAATCCTGATGATTATATTGAATTTACTTCCTATAGCGTATATCCAATGTGGGAAAAAGTAAATGTTGAAATTCCTGATAACTGGTCGAATGGGTTATATTATAATGTACCACTCGATGATTTTATGAATATCATGTATAATTCTTTGGAAAAAGGCTATACTGTTGCATGGGACGGTGATGTAAGCGATAAATATTGTTCAACTACTGCCGGAGCTGCCATTGTTCCAACTGATGAACACAGCGAAGCAAATGGACCCATTCTTGATTTTCTAAAGCAATTACACAAACAAAGGCCAATAGATCAAAAAGAAAGAGATCAGGCATTTTATGTGTATCAAACAACGGATGATCACTTAATGCACTTGACTGGTGTAGCTAAAGATCAAAATGGTGCCAAATATTTTCTAACAAAAAATTCGCATGGTACTGCTCGTGGATTTGATGGATATTTATACATGTCTGATTCTTTCGTAAGACTTAGAACAGTTGCTTTTATGGTGCATAAAGATGCAGTTCCAACAGCAATTAAAACCAAACTTGGAATAAAATGAACTACCTCGCAGCAAGCTGTCGAGGTATCAATTTGGAAATTCTTTTTATTGACGATGCAAGCATCGGAGTACCTGCCTGCGCAGGCAG encodes:
- a CDS encoding C1 family peptidase, with the translated sequence MSIPLSAQSKDQKKESTNLIKFENLIQLKATKVKSQDRTGTCWNFATTSFLESELLRMGKGDFDLSEMYIVRHTYPRKAKTYLRYHGLNNLAQGGQAHDVIDTWREFGIVPDEVYPGFQLGYNTHNHGELDALVKAFTDVVMARKTGTITPVWEKALGGILDAYLGDDPTSFDYKGKTYTPKSFAAELGINPDDYIEFTSYSVYPMWEKVNVEIPDNWSNGLYYNVPLDDFMNIMYNSLEKGYTVAWDGDVSDKYCSTTAGAAIVPTDEHSEANGPILDFLKQLHKQRPIDQKERDQAFYVYQTTDDHLMHLTGVAKDQNGAKYFLTKNSHGTARGFDGYLYMSDSFVRLRTVAFMVHKDAVPTAIKTKLGIK